In the Triticum aestivum cultivar Chinese Spring chromosome 2B, IWGSC CS RefSeq v2.1, whole genome shotgun sequence genome, gaaaattaaattttttttgtACAAAAACGTCAGCAACtctatttggcaacattgtttgtaatgtTAAGACGCACGCATGTGTCTAATTTGGGAACATTATAATAAACTATGCAATGAATATGGCCATCACCTTGGTCATTTGAGACTATATTAATATTTGGCATGCCAAAAAGTGTAATTAATATGGCCTAAAATGAAAAAGTTCTCAACATTGAAGTTTTCCGTCTCGTCAAAATGAACAACTTTGATTTTTGGACCATCTTCATCCAAGGTCGTATGCAACCTCTACAGCCAAAACCATCCAGTTTAGTGACGACCCCATTTTGCCGAGCGTGACACTCGGTAAAGATCCCCTTTTGCCGAGTGTAGTGGCAAAGCCCTGTTTGCCGAATTTTGTTGTTTTACCGAGCGTTTTATCCATGACACTCGGCAAAGTACATGTTTGCCGAATTTCGCGTTTTTGCCGAGTTAGGTACTCGGCAAAGATAGTATTGCCGAGTGCCCGACATAATGCACTCGGCAAAGAGCCTAACACTCGGCAAAGAGGAAAATTCCAGTAGTGATTATGGCCGAGTCTCTTTCGATGGGAACTCGGTGAACATGTAATTTTGCCGAGTTTTTGTTTATTCGTCGAATCGTTTTTCATCAGAACCTGGCAAAGGACAGCTCCGCCGAGTTGCTTATCGCTGCCGAGTCAGATTTTGAATCAAACTCGGCAGACAGAAGTTCGCCGAGTTCTAGATAGAATGAACTTGGCAAAGTCTTGGAACTCGGGACAAAACCAAATTCTAGTAGTGTATAAACAAAGTTCATGCTTTACAAAGTTATATTAGTGCACAAGGGCTAACATACAAAACTTCGTAAGAGCGCAGTGGCCGTGAAAAGTGTCATCCTTTTGAATTTTACATTCAGTTTACCAAAACCAGCGATTAATCGTCATTTTAATTCGTTATTACTGGACAGATCGAAATTGTATACTGTACTACCagtcaccaccaccatcatcaatATTTAGATCTTCATTTAGAACAATGCAGCAGCACCACTTCTAGTTAAGATGATTGCCAACTAGCACATACTACCCAAGAAGACTATTTACTGCTGAAGTAAAATATATATCAAATGATAACACACATCATCTCTGAACTTCAACAGAGCTACCAGTACTACACTTGCTAGCTTGCAAGCTTTTGCCATTAATCAACACTATCTACATAATTAAACAGGCACGCCTAGAGATCACCCCAGCTTAATTAACACTATGGCTAACTAGAATAGTAATCGATCTGCATGAAGTTGATAGTGATACCCAGCTCGTCTCAATATCAAATTAGCCCATACAGGCTAAACCACTCGACCACGCTGCTATCGGCGTAGCCACCATACTCGGGGACGCACATCATCAGGTCATCGTCCGGCCCCAGCACGTCTGCGCCGCTGAAACCCGGATGCTGCTGGCAGGTTCCCGTCGAGAAGGACGAGCTCGGGCTCCCGCCACACGCGCCAACGGCGCCAGCGGCGTCTCCGCCGTCGCCGGATGCTCCgtggctcccagctgccgacctgaGGCGTCGCACCTCCTCCTCGGTCGCTCCCAGCCTCTCCTTCAGCCTCAGCACCTGGCCATACGTGTGTCAGTCAGCTTGTGCAAGAACAGAGAAGAATTGATGATGTACGGCGCCATATGTATGCCAGTGTGAGTGTGTGCGAGCAAGCATACCTCGTTCTCGAGGTGGCATTTGTGGAGGATGGCCGCGTCGTGGGCGTGCTTGAGCTTGGCGAACTCCTCCTCCATAAGCTTGCTCTTGTGTCGCGCCCGGCGGTTCTGGAACCACACCGCGACTTGCTTGGGATCGAGCCCGAGCTCGGCAGCGAGATGAACCTTCCGGCCGGTCTCCAGCTTGCGCTCCTCCCGGAAGCTCAGCTCCAGACCGTGCACCTGCTCGTCGGTCAGCCGCCGCTTCTTGAGGTCCCCTCCCCCGTCCATCTCCCCGCCGTCACCGTCCCCTCTGCCGCACCTCGCGGCCCTCCGCCTCCTGCGCCGCGCCCTCGGCCGGCTCTCCCCCTGTGCCGTGGCTGCACCTACACACACGGAATCGAAAAAAAGGCATCACATGCGTGTCCTGGGCTCCTGGCCGGTGAAACAGCCGCATCATCGCATGCGCAAAGAAACACCGGGCGCGCGCGGCGTCGCACGTACCATTGGCCGCGAAGAAAGGCATGTCCACGTAGGAGGAACCAAAGACCTGCTGCTTGTCCATGCTTGCTGTTGGGAGCTGAGGAGGGGAGAGAAGGGGGGTGGTGGGGAGGTTGGAGGGGAGGCCCGGTGGGTTGTGTTGTGTTGGTGTGGTGAGGAACTGGATCGAGAGGAGGACCACCGCAAGGCACTATTTGATGTTAAGTAAGGAGGAGGGGAGTGCGTGTCTCGAGGGAGAGACCTAGGAGTAATATATATAGGTGGCAAAGGTGCCCAGCGGCAATCGCCGGTGGGGCTCCGGCTAGGTGCTTTCCGAGCCAGGCCGTCCGGCGGGGAGATGCAAACGTATGATGCAGCCAAGTACTACGTATACTGTTGCACTCACTCACTTCCTCGCTCGCCGGCGCCTTTAGGGGGCATGTACAATGatggcatatggatacatatgcttcacgacaaaaagtaatttgaggcACCTACATTTATTTTTTCTCCCCAATGAAAGCTACCACTAGTGGGCCTAattaagaaataaaaaataaagactgTAGTATATATGCATCTTTACTTTTCACTCCAACCTTTTCAGTTTTTGTcaccggaccacactttttctcttcAAACACCTGCCTCCTTGAGAAGATCTcgcttccctatccgaacctactttacgtcatatccgatcctacatggcatgcgaggcatcaccttgaggctatgcattgtacatgcccttatctGCTCTCGTTGCTGACGAACTCTCTTTTCTTTTGCGGGTGTTTGCTGACGACCTGTATATATAGTCTATATCACGTAATTTTGGAGATTGATTTACTGAGTTCTGCATTCTGATGACATGCATGCTTCAGCAAGTTCAGTTTTGTTACCCgaaaaaaaaataaagcaacaagTTCAGTTAATTTGCAGCACGGAAAGGAAAGCGTATATGCATGCATCAATTTACTTGGAGCGATCGAAAATCAAACAGATTATCCGTCACTGTATCCGGTTTTGATCGTCGTTATCACGCGACCAAAAGTTGTTGTTATCCGTCTCTTTCTCTTACTTTGTGGAAGTAGGGGTCCGGAGTCGGGATGGCATTTGACAGTGCTTAATTTGGGGGTTAGTGGGGGAATGCACGGCCTCCCAGGCGTAAACAAGAGAGCGGCTCGACAGGTGACCATTGCTACGCTATAGCTCCTGGAAAGGGCTCTCGCTTTCGTCGAAAAGATCGGCCCTCCGGTCCTTAACTCACTCTAGCTAGTTTATAGTTATACAGGCAACTACGTAGTTTTGAATTTGATGCGTGGTGTACTACTCATGATATAGCCGACTGTTTACTCTCCATGAGCTTTATAAAGCTGCTCGATCTCCAATTAGTAGTAGTAGCAGCTATTAGTAATTTCAAAATTACTACCTAGCTAGCGACAAAAGTAAACAGGGCTCGGTGGATTCTAAATTGAACTGCCCAATGCGATCGAACGACCTTTCGTCGCAACAACTAGCAGTGGATTGACTTGTTATACATCGCCGTGCTACATGCATTCACGCTGCAACGTAGAAGAGCTCGGTTAATTATTTTACTAGCTAGGAAGAGGATGGTGATCGAGGTCGGAAATTAAACGTGTCAATTAGCAAAAAAGAGGGAGAGTGAGACCTCAACTCATATCTATCTGTCGACGACGATCGAGAAGGTACACATGCACGCTGGCTCTGCGTTTGCATGATCCATCCGATCGATCAGTGCGGATAAGGGATATCTATCCGGTCACGCAATATCCATGAAGGGAAAGAAGTGATCGAGTGGCAATTCGGCCATGCATGACAAACGCATGCGGTAACCACAACCTGCCTGAA is a window encoding:
- the LOC123041086 gene encoding homeobox-leucine zipper protein HOX14 gives rise to the protein MDKQQVFGSSYVDMPFFAANGAATAQGESRPRARRRRRRAARCGRGDGDGGEMDGGGDLKKRRLTDEQVHGLELSFREERKLETGRKVHLAAELGLDPKQVAVWFQNRRARHKSKLMEEEFAKLKHAHDAAILHKCHLENEVLRLKERLGATEEEVRRLRSAAGSHGASGDGGDAAGAVGACGGSPSSSFSTGTCQQHPGFSGADVLGPDDDLMMCVPEYGGYADSSVVEWFSLYGLI